Proteins encoded by one window of Lutibacter sp. A64:
- a CDS encoding bifunctional metallophosphatase/5'-nucleotidase yields MKRRNFIQQSTAATAFLTLGGLSLQSFSKNTEKHITILHTNDTHSHIEPFQSDHHKFPNQGGVARRATLIENIRKENPNTLLLDAGDIFQGTPFFNFYGGELEFKLMSMLKYDAATIGNHDFDNSIDGLLAQLPNAKFDFLSANYDFKNTVLDGFVKPYKTFIKDGIKIGVFGLGVELEGLVDPRMYKETKYIDPIEIAQDMSRILKEEQHCDLVICLSHLGYFYKSNPEKVSDLVLASKTKDIDLIIGGHTHTFLPKPTITKNSIGENVLVNQVGCYGINVGRVDFYFDSDATKISKGKSIIV; encoded by the coding sequence ATGAAAAGAAGAAATTTTATACAGCAATCAACAGCAGCTACTGCTTTCTTAACATTAGGCGGCTTATCATTACAATCATTTTCAAAAAATACAGAAAAACATATTACTATTTTACATACAAATGATACGCACAGCCATATAGAACCTTTTCAAAGCGATCATCATAAATTTCCAAACCAAGGTGGTGTTGCAAGACGCGCTACTTTAATAGAAAATATAAGAAAAGAAAATCCGAATACTTTATTATTAGATGCTGGAGATATTTTTCAAGGAACACCATTTTTTAATTTTTATGGTGGCGAATTGGAATTTAAACTAATGAGCATGCTTAAATATGATGCAGCAACTATTGGAAATCACGATTTTGATAATAGTATAGATGGCTTACTAGCTCAATTACCAAATGCAAAATTCGATTTTTTATCCGCAAATTACGATTTTAAAAATACCGTTTTAGATGGCTTTGTAAAACCCTATAAAACATTTATTAAAGATGGAATAAAAATTGGTGTTTTTGGTTTAGGGGTTGAATTAGAGGGGTTAGTTGACCCAAGAATGTATAAAGAAACTAAATACATAGACCCAATTGAAATTGCTCAAGATATGAGTCGTATTTTAAAAGAAGAACAACACTGCGATTTGGTTATTTGCCTATCACATTTAGGCTATTTTTACAAGAGCAACCCTGAAAAAGTAAGCGATTTGGTGTTGGCTTCAAAAACTAAAGATATCGACTTAATTATTGGTGGACACACACATACTTTTTTACCAAAACCTACAATTACTAAAAATAGTATTGGAGAAAATGTATTGGTAAATCAAGTGGGTTGTTATGGAATAAATGTTGGAAGAGTCGATTTTTATTTCGATAGTGATGCAACTAAAATTAGTAAAGGAAAAAGTATAATTGTATAA
- a CDS encoding 5'-nucleotidase C-terminal domain-containing protein, translating to MKNFIISLFTILLVISCKNEPQQLVKIEGKLLPINQEIESVKEITDFIEPYKQKVASEMNAVLSYTPIDLVRTDSPLESTLGNLMADLCYQRANPVFNNRTSKNIDFAMFNFGGIRAGITKGDVKMENAFNLMPFENGLVVVELTTAKIKELVAYLIEQNKAHPVSKNFNLAITKNGYSLKINNKPLENDKTYFVLTSDYLQNGGDSMNFFKNPVSITNIDYKLRNAIIDYFKETDTLKTNLDGRFRVEN from the coding sequence ATGAAAAATTTTATAATTTCATTATTTACAATTCTATTAGTTATTAGTTGTAAAAATGAACCACAACAGCTGGTTAAAATTGAAGGAAAATTACTTCCCATTAACCAAGAAATTGAATCTGTAAAAGAAATTACTGATTTTATTGAGCCATACAAGCAAAAAGTAGCTTCAGAAATGAATGCAGTACTTTCTTATACTCCAATAGATTTAGTTAGAACAGATAGTCCATTAGAAAGTACATTAGGAAATTTAATGGCAGATTTATGTTACCAAAGAGCCAACCCTGTATTTAACAACAGAACATCTAAAAATATAGATTTTGCTATGTTTAATTTTGGAGGAATTAGAGCTGGTATTACTAAGGGTGATGTTAAAATGGAAAACGCATTTAACTTAATGCCTTTTGAAAACGGATTGGTTGTTGTTGAACTTACAACTGCTAAAATTAAAGAACTTGTAGCTTACCTAATTGAACAAAATAAAGCACATCCGGTATCTAAAAACTTTAATTTAGCAATTACTAAAAACGGATATTCGCTTAAAATTAATAACAAACCTTTAGAAAATGATAAAACGTATTTTGTTCTAACATCCGATTATCTTCAAAATGGAGGCGATAGTATGAACTTTTTTAAAAATCCAGTTTCTATTACCAACATAGACTATAAACTTAGAAATGCCATTATAGATTATTTTAAAGAAACCGATACTCTAAAAACCAATTTAGACGGAAGATTTAGAGTAGAAAATTAA
- a CDS encoding DUF6913 domain-containing protein produces MIFTGIKRKSNQLFFNKIIKEPTDVVSVSSTNKIKKILVLLDDITLKEEVVENLKTNLGFKKNAIEIITFLQKKTKDNDDNTVFSSKDFGWYGKVKNEELKNILTKKYDLLINYSKVDNLYINLLLLQIKAAFKVGFAKLDNRFYDLLIDCNTTEIALFNRELKKYLEILNKV; encoded by the coding sequence ATGATTTTTACAGGAATTAAACGAAAAAGTAATCAATTATTTTTTAATAAAATAATTAAAGAACCAACTGATGTTGTTTCAGTAAGTTCAACTAATAAAATAAAAAAAATACTTGTTTTACTAGATGATATAACTTTAAAAGAAGAGGTTGTAGAAAATCTTAAAACTAATTTGGGCTTCAAAAAAAATGCTATTGAAATTATAACTTTTCTTCAAAAAAAAACAAAAGATAATGATGATAACACTGTTTTTTCATCTAAAGATTTTGGCTGGTATGGTAAAGTTAAAAATGAAGAATTAAAAAATATTTTAACAAAAAAATACGATTTGTTAATAAACTATAGCAAAGTTGATAATTTATACATAAACTTATTATTATTGCAAATTAAAGCAGCTTTTAAAGTTGGTTTTGCAAAACTAGATAATCGCTTTTATGATTTGTTGATAGATTGTAACACAACCGAGATAGCCTTGTTTAATAGGGAGTTAAAAAAATATTTAGAGATTTTAAACAAAGTATAA
- the dapA gene encoding 4-hydroxy-tetrahydrodipicolinate synthase yields MKELLGTGVALVTPFNEDHSVDFEGLARLVNYQIDNGVNYLVVLGTTGEPATLTAKEKALVKETIIKENKGRLPLVLGIGGNNTMAVVEEIKTTDLTEFAAILSVSPYYNKPTQEGVYQHFKVISEASSKPIIIYNVPGRTGKNMEPSTVLRLANDFKNIVAVKEAAGDMVQAMRIIQHKPDDFMVISGDDMIALPMVLAGGAGVISVIGQGLPKDFSEMIQLGLQKNVDEAYKLHYKIMDSVDYIFEECNPSGIKALLQKQKICNSNVRLPLVKATEKLEQKIAKFIDNY; encoded by the coding sequence ATGAAAGAATTGTTAGGAACTGGGGTAGCGTTAGTAACACCTTTTAATGAAGATCATTCGGTTGATTTTGAAGGGTTAGCTCGTTTGGTAAACTATCAAATAGATAATGGAGTTAATTATTTAGTTGTTTTAGGAACAACAGGGGAACCAGCTACTTTAACAGCTAAGGAAAAAGCCTTAGTAAAAGAAACAATTATAAAGGAAAATAAGGGAAGATTGCCTTTAGTACTTGGAATTGGGGGTAACAATACAATGGCTGTTGTTGAAGAAATTAAAACTACAGATTTAACTGAATTTGCTGCAATACTTTCAGTGTCTCCATACTATAATAAACCAACACAAGAAGGTGTTTATCAGCATTTTAAAGTAATTTCTGAAGCAAGTTCAAAACCAATAATTATTTATAATGTACCAGGAAGAACTGGTAAAAATATGGAACCTTCAACCGTGTTAAGATTGGCTAACGATTTTAAAAATATTGTTGCTGTTAAAGAAGCAGCAGGTGATATGGTGCAGGCTATGCGAATTATTCAACATAAACCAGATGATTTTATGGTAATTTCTGGAGATGATATGATTGCTTTGCCAATGGTTTTAGCTGGTGGAGCAGGTGTAATTTCTGTTATTGGACAAGGTTTGCCTAAAGATTTTTCAGAAATGATTCAATTAGGACTGCAAAAAAATGTTGATGAAGCTTATAAATTACACTATAAAATAATGGATAGCGTAGATTATATTTTTGAAGAATGCAATCCTTCAGGAATAAAAGCTTTATTGCAAAAACAAAAAATTTGTAATTCTAATGTGCGTTTACCATTGGTAAAGGCTACCGAAAAATTAGAACAAAAAATAGCGAAATTTATAGATAATTATTAG
- a CDS encoding ferritin, which yields MLSENMQAALNKQIKIEAESSQVYLAMASWAENKGLEGISQFMYAQSDEEREHMLKMFKYVNERGGQALVSELAMPEQQYGSIKEMFETLFKHEVFVSQSINELVHITLEEKDYATHNFLQWYVAEQIEEEAQARTILDKINLIGDDKGGLYLFDNDIKQLTVVSSVAPPTV from the coding sequence ATGTTATCAGAAAACATGCAAGCTGCTTTAAATAAGCAGATTAAAATTGAAGCAGAATCATCTCAAGTATATTTAGCAATGGCTTCTTGGGCAGAAAATAAAGGATTAGAAGGTATTTCTCAATTTATGTATGCACAATCCGATGAAGAACGTGAGCATATGCTTAAAATGTTTAAATATGTAAATGAACGTGGAGGACAAGCATTGGTTTCTGAATTAGCAATGCCAGAACAACAATACGGTTCAATAAAAGAAATGTTTGAAACTTTATTTAAACACGAGGTTTTTGTGTCACAAAGTATTAATGAATTAGTACATATTACATTAGAAGAAAAAGATTACGCAACACATAACTTTTTACAATGGTATGTTGCAGAACAAATTGAAGAAGAAGCGCAAGCAAGAACTATTCTAGATAAAATAAACTTAATTGGAGACGATAAAGGAGGTTTGTATTTATTTGATAATGATATAAAACAGCTTACTGTTGTAAGTTCTGTAGCACCTCCTACAGTTTAA
- a CDS encoding outer membrane protein assembly factor BamD yields MLKNKIYIIILLVTVGFSSCGEYQKVLNKGTVEEQYAMASELYEAQKYNKAIQLFEKITPSYRGKPQMERIQFMIAQSHYNTKQYTLAAYYFDKFVKNYPKSSKLEESAYLSAHSYFLDSPVFSLDQKATQEAITALQSFLYKYPESDKVAEANENIKTLTRKLERKSFEIAKQYYHTEDYIAAIAAFDNLLADYLGTSYKEEAMYLKFKAANNLAINSYILKKEERLNNAIKIHERFKRSFPESEYLSETEDLLQNLNNELNSLIALKTEANGL; encoded by the coding sequence ATGCTTAAAAATAAAATATATATTATCATTTTATTAGTTACTGTTGGTTTTTCATCTTGTGGTGAATACCAAAAAGTATTAAATAAAGGTACGGTTGAAGAACAATACGCAATGGCTTCAGAATTATATGAAGCACAAAAGTATAATAAGGCTATACAATTATTTGAGAAAATTACGCCATCATATAGAGGGAAACCTCAAATGGAGCGTATTCAATTTATGATTGCACAATCTCATTACAATACTAAACAGTACACTTTGGCAGCTTACTATTTCGATAAATTTGTAAAAAATTATCCTAAAAGCTCAAAGTTAGAAGAATCAGCATATCTTTCTGCGCATAGTTATTTTTTAGATTCACCAGTATTTAGTTTAGACCAAAAAGCTACACAAGAAGCTATTACAGCTTTACAAAGTTTTTTATATAAATATCCAGAATCTGATAAAGTAGCAGAAGCAAATGAAAATATAAAAACGCTTACAAGAAAATTAGAAAGAAAATCTTTTGAAATTGCAAAACAATATTATCATACAGAAGATTATATTGCAGCAATAGCAGCATTTGATAACTTATTAGCAGATTACTTGGGTACTTCATATAAAGAAGAAGCGATGTATCTTAAATTTAAAGCAGCAAATAATTTAGCTATTAATAGTTATATTTTAAAGAAAGAAGAACGATTAAATAATGCTATAAAAATTCACGAAAGATTTAAAAGAAGCTTTCCAGAATCAGAGTATTTATCTGAAACCGAAGATTTACTACAAAACTTAAATAACGAGTTAAACTCTTTAATTGCATTAAAAACTGAAGCAAATGGACTATAA
- a CDS encoding DNA-directed RNA polymerase subunit omega, which produces MDYKNTKAASTTITYDKDFIEAPTNNIYEAITIIAKRAEQISGDLKSELIEKLEEFATYTDSLDEVFENKEQIEVSKFYEKLPKPTAIAVEEWLEGKIYHRNPDVDSNKE; this is translated from the coding sequence ATGGACTATAAAAACACAAAAGCAGCATCAACTACAATTACTTACGACAAAGACTTTATTGAGGCTCCAACAAATAATATTTATGAAGCTATAACAATTATAGCTAAAAGAGCTGAGCAAATTAGTGGTGATTTAAAAAGCGAACTAATTGAAAAATTAGAAGAGTTTGCTACATATACCGATAGTTTAGATGAGGTTTTTGAAAATAAAGAACAAATTGAAGTTTCTAAATTTTACGAAAAATTACCAAAACCAACTGCTATTGCTGTTGAAGAATGGTTAGAAGGTAAAATTTATCATAGAAACCCAGATGTAGATTCTAATAAAGAGTAA
- the coaBC gene encoding bifunctional phosphopantothenoylcysteine decarboxylase/phosphopantothenate--cysteine ligase CoaBC: MSILSGKNILLGVTAGIAAYKTAHLVRLFIKAGAQVKVVMTPASKDFVTPLTLSTLSQNPVYSTFFEKGNQETEEWNSHVELGLWADYMVVAPATANTLSKMTNGVCDNLLLAVYLSAKCKVYFAPAMDLDMYKHPSTKNSIEKLQGFGNVFIPPSTGFLASGLEGEGRMEEPENIISFIENDIVKGLPLYNKKVLITAGPTYEAIDPVRFIGNHSSGKMGFEIAKKAASLGANVYLVAGPSYQTVSNSLIKRIDVVSAEEMYNEVHKHFNSVDIAILSAAVADYKPKNVATDKIKKSSNSMAIELVKTQDILASLGNIKKQQFLVGFALETNNELEHAKTKLKNKNLDLIVLNSLNDKGAGFKKPTNKVTIIDKSENISEFGLKSKAAVAEDIFNVILNKIYA, from the coding sequence ATGTCAATTTTAAGCGGTAAAAACATACTTTTAGGCGTTACCGCAGGTATTGCTGCTTATAAAACAGCACACTTAGTACGACTTTTTATTAAAGCAGGTGCACAGGTAAAAGTTGTAATGACACCTGCTTCTAAAGATTTTGTTACTCCGTTAACACTCTCTACATTATCTCAAAATCCGGTATATTCTACTTTTTTTGAAAAAGGAAATCAAGAAACAGAAGAATGGAATAGCCATGTAGAGTTAGGGTTATGGGCAGATTATATGGTGGTGGCTCCTGCTACTGCAAATACCTTATCTAAAATGACCAATGGTGTTTGCGATAACTTATTATTAGCCGTGTACTTATCAGCAAAATGTAAAGTGTATTTTGCTCCTGCTATGGATTTAGATATGTACAAGCACCCTTCAACAAAAAATAGCATTGAAAAATTACAAGGTTTTGGAAATGTATTTATACCTCCATCAACTGGTTTTTTAGCGAGTGGTTTAGAAGGTGAAGGGCGTATGGAAGAGCCAGAAAATATTATTTCTTTTATAGAAAATGATATTGTAAAAGGATTACCATTATATAACAAAAAGGTGCTAATTACAGCGGGACCAACTTATGAAGCAATAGATCCTGTTCGTTTTATTGGAAATCATTCTTCAGGAAAAATGGGCTTTGAAATTGCAAAAAAAGCGGCTAGTTTAGGTGCAAATGTATATTTAGTTGCAGGTCCTTCGTACCAAACAGTTTCTAATAGTTTAATAAAAAGAATTGATGTTGTTAGTGCTGAAGAAATGTATAATGAAGTTCATAAACATTTTAATTCAGTAGATATAGCAATCCTTTCTGCGGCTGTTGCAGACTATAAACCTAAAAACGTTGCTACTGATAAAATTAAAAAATCTTCAAATTCAATGGCTATTGAATTGGTAAAGACACAAGATATATTAGCATCGCTAGGAAATATAAAAAAACAGCAGTTTTTAGTAGGTTTTGCATTAGAAACTAACAACGAATTGGAGCACGCTAAAACCAAGTTAAAAAATAAAAATTTAGATTTAATTGTTCTAAATTCTTTAAATGATAAAGGAGCTGGATTTAAAAAACCTACAAATAAAGTTACAATAATTGATAAATCCGAAAATATTTCCGAATTTGGTCTAAAATCTAAAGCAGCTGTTGCTGAAGATATATTTAATGTAATTTTGAATAAAATTTATGCGTAA
- a CDS encoding DUF4835 family protein — MRKIVQIVIALFVVIQLNAQELNCTITVNSDKIPGSNKQIFNTLQTSLSEFVNQNRWTNFNYKPQELINCNLTLTILEQSGSDFKGHIQIQSSRPVYNSTYLTPVFNFKDDNFSFQYTEYEPLQFNENSFESNLVSVISFYVYTILGMDADTFSLNGGTSYFTKAQDILVLAQQSGYVGWNQNDGAKTRFTLIDNMLSPTYDMFREAMYNYHLNGLDMMSRDTKEAKQAIFKVVENLKTIYDARPNAFLLRVFMDSKADEIVDVFSGGPRFDTSKLKDDLLRISPLNASKWEAIK; from the coding sequence ATGCGTAAAATAGTTCAAATAGTTATTGCTTTATTCGTTGTTATTCAGTTAAATGCACAAGAATTAAATTGTACCATTACTGTTAATTCAGATAAAATTCCGGGATCTAACAAGCAAATATTTAATACTTTGCAAACCTCGTTAAGTGAGTTTGTTAATCAAAATAGATGGACAAATTTTAATTATAAGCCGCAAGAGCTTATTAATTGTAATTTAACGCTTACTATTTTAGAACAATCAGGGTCAGATTTTAAAGGTCATATTCAAATTCAATCATCTAGACCAGTTTATAACTCAACTTATTTAACACCTGTTTTTAATTTTAAAGATGATAATTTTTCATTTCAATATACAGAATATGAGCCTTTACAATTTAATGAAAACTCTTTTGAGTCTAATTTAGTTTCTGTTATTTCTTTTTATGTATATACAATATTAGGAATGGATGCCGATACTTTTTCTTTAAATGGAGGAACTTCTTATTTTACAAAAGCTCAAGATATTTTAGTGTTAGCACAACAAAGTGGTTATGTAGGATGGAACCAAAACGATGGTGCCAAAACACGTTTTACATTAATAGATAATATGTTGTCTCCAACGTATGATATGTTTAGAGAAGCAATGTATAACTATCATTTAAACGGTTTAGATATGATGAGTAGGGATACCAAAGAAGCAAAACAAGCTATTTTTAAAGTTGTAGAAAATTTAAAAACTATTTACGATGCTCGTCCAAATGCATTTTTATTACGTGTTTTTATGGATTCTAAAGCTGATGAAATTGTAGATGTTTTTTCTGGAGGTCCTAGATTTGACACTAGTAAATTAAAAGATGATTTATTAAGAATTTCTCCTTTAAATGCTTCTAAATGGGAGGCGATAAAGTAA
- the recN gene encoding DNA repair protein RecN: MLIQLSIKNYALIESLSVNFQDNLSIITGETGAGKSILLGALGLVLGKRADSSTLKDSSKKCIIEAKFSILNYQLQSFFEEKDLDFEEETIIRREILPSGKSRAFINDTPTTVQTLQLLSEKLIDVHSQHQTVQLADGDFQFYIIDALANNSEKIASYKRGLLIFNKLQRELKILKKQQEAAKEQYEYNLHLFTELEKANLKIDEQETLEQQLDKENNIEEIKLNLTEAQALALNEEIGMQALLVSFTTNLNKIHSFSSEYKELYERVLSLKIELDDVISEIENLNENVDFDPLELEKLNDRLQLIYNLQKKHTVNSIAELLEIKEALSVKVDAVQNSSSEIEAKEVEIKNVAAKIDKLATSIFNERKKAIPVLIKKLESILSNLGMENTRFQFKINQTKNYYSNGKDELHLLISANKGVNFGELKKVASGGELSRIMLAVKAILSEYSKLPTIIFDEIDTGVSGDVSQKMADIMQQMSVNMQVITITHLPQIAAKGQQHYKVFKEDINNNIITQLKQLDVNERIKEIAEMLSGKNISETAIEHAKQLLN; encoded by the coding sequence ATGCTTATACAACTTTCCATAAAAAATTACGCTTTAATTGAAAGTTTATCTGTAAATTTTCAAGATAATTTATCAATAATTACCGGTGAAACAGGAGCTGGTAAATCAATTTTATTAGGTGCTTTAGGGTTGGTTTTGGGTAAAAGAGCAGACTCTTCAACTTTAAAAGACAGTTCAAAAAAATGTATAATTGAAGCTAAGTTTTCAATTTTAAATTATCAATTGCAATCTTTTTTTGAAGAAAAAGATTTAGATTTTGAAGAAGAAACCATTATTAGACGTGAAATTTTACCAAGTGGAAAATCACGGGCTTTTATTAACGATACTCCAACTACAGTTCAAACATTACAGTTGCTTAGTGAAAAACTAATAGATGTGCATTCGCAACACCAAACTGTACAGTTGGCCGATGGAGATTTTCAGTTTTATATAATTGATGCATTGGCAAATAATTCAGAAAAAATTGCATCTTATAAAAGAGGGTTACTTATTTTTAATAAGTTGCAAAGAGAGTTAAAAATACTGAAAAAACAACAAGAAGCAGCTAAAGAACAGTATGAATATAATTTGCATTTATTTACAGAATTAGAGAAAGCAAATTTAAAGATAGATGAACAGGAAACTTTAGAGCAACAGTTAGATAAAGAAAATAATATTGAAGAGATAAAATTAAATTTAACAGAGGCACAAGCATTAGCTTTAAATGAAGAGATTGGAATGCAGGCTTTGTTGGTTTCGTTTACAACTAATTTAAATAAAATTCACTCTTTTTCTTCAGAATATAAAGAACTTTATGAAAGGGTTTTAAGTTTAAAAATTGAATTAGATGATGTAATTTCAGAAATTGAAAATTTAAACGAAAATGTTGATTTTGATCCCTTAGAATTAGAAAAATTAAATGATAGATTACAACTAATCTATAATTTACAAAAAAAGCATACTGTAAATTCTATTGCAGAATTATTAGAAATTAAAGAAGCGCTTTCTGTTAAAGTAGATGCAGTTCAAAATTCTTCTTCGGAAATAGAAGCTAAAGAGGTTGAGATAAAAAATGTTGCGGCTAAGATAGATAAATTGGCAACTTCCATTTTTAATGAACGTAAAAAGGCAATTCCAGTTTTAATAAAAAAATTAGAATCTATTCTTTCTAATTTAGGAATGGAAAATACCAGATTTCAATTTAAAATTAATCAGACTAAAAATTATTATTCTAACGGAAAAGACGAATTACATTTGTTAATTTCTGCTAATAAAGGAGTTAATTTTGGAGAGCTTAAAAAAGTAGCGTCTGGTGGAGAATTATCTAGAATAATGTTAGCTGTAAAAGCAATACTATCGGAATATTCTAAACTGCCAACTATAATTTTTGATGAAATAGATACAGGTGTTTCTGGAGATGTTTCTCAAAAAATGGCTGATATTATGCAACAAATGAGTGTTAATATGCAGGTGATTACCATAACACACTTACCTCAAATAGCAGCAAAAGGGCAACAACATTATAAAGTATTTAAAGAAGATATTAACAATAATATAATTACACAGTTAAAGCAATTAGATGTAAATGAGCGTATTAAAGAAATTGCAGAAATGTTAAGTGGTAAAAATATTTCAGAAACCGCAATTGAACACGCAAAACAATTGTTAAATTAA
- a CDS encoding enoyl-ACP reductase FabI, with translation MMYNLLKGKKGIIFGALDSKSIAWKVAERAHEEGATFVLTNAPVAMRFGTISELAEKTGSQVIPADATSLEDLENLVEKSVEILGGKIDFVLHSIGMSVNVRKGNHYTEQDYNYTKTGFDVSALSFHRVMSVLYKKDAMNEWGSIVALSYMAAQRVFPDYNDMADNKAYLESIARSFGYFFGRDKNVRVNTISQSPTPTTAGNGVKGFDGFIAYAEKMSPLGNATALECADYTISMFSDLTKKVTLQNLYHDGGFSNMGVSDAIMGNFMETFESEKGE, from the coding sequence ATTATGTATAATTTATTAAAAGGTAAAAAAGGTATTATTTTCGGGGCGTTAGATTCAAAATCAATTGCTTGGAAAGTTGCGGAAAGAGCACATGAAGAAGGAGCAACATTTGTTTTAACAAATGCACCAGTTGCAATGCGCTTTGGAACAATTTCAGAATTGGCTGAAAAAACAGGTTCTCAAGTAATACCAGCCGATGCAACATCTTTAGAAGATTTGGAAAACTTAGTTGAAAAATCTGTTGAAATTTTAGGTGGTAAAATTGATTTCGTATTGCACTCAATAGGTATGTCTGTTAATGTGCGTAAAGGAAATCATTATACAGAGCAAGATTATAATTATACAAAAACAGGTTTTGATGTTTCTGCATTATCTTTTCATAGAGTTATGAGTGTATTGTATAAAAAAGATGCAATGAACGAGTGGGGAAGTATTGTAGCATTATCTTATATGGCTGCACAACGTGTTTTTCCAGATTATAACGATATGGCAGATAATAAAGCTTATTTAGAATCTATTGCTCGTAGTTTTGGTTATTTCTTTGGACGCGATAAAAACGTAAGAGTAAATACAATTTCACAATCACCAACACCAACAACTGCTGGAAATGGTGTAAAAGGTTTTGATGGGTTTATTGCTTACGCAGAAAAAATGTCGCCTCTTGGAAATGCAACCGCATTAGAATGTGCAGATTATACAATCTCAATGTTTTCAGATTTAACTAAAAAAGTAACACTTCAAAATTTATATCACGATGGTGGGTTCTCAAATATGGGAGTAAGTGATGCTATTATGGGTAATTTTATGGAAACTTTCGAGTCTGAAAAAGGAGAATAA
- a CDS encoding glycosyltransferase, giving the protein MELQFSIIIPVYNRPQEIDELLQSLTKQTYQKSFEIIVVEDGSNLKSDEIVKKYSDQLNLNYFFKPNSGAGASRNFGMQKATGNYFVIFDSDCIIPANYLVEVEKALTKNYTDAFGGADAAHESFTAIQKAINYSMTSFFTTGGIRGSKKAVDKFQPRSFNLGISKNAFETTKGFSMMKIGEDIDLTFRLWEHKFETQFIENAFVFHKRRATFKQFFKQTFAFGKGRPFLNRKYPKTAKITYWFPSVFILAFIFSMLLLLFNVKIVALFFGIYFTILFVDSLLKNKNLGVALLSIITTLIQFTGYGFGFLKGLIVTE; this is encoded by the coding sequence GTGGAACTACAATTTTCTATAATTATACCTGTTTATAACCGTCCTCAAGAAATTGATGAATTGTTGCAGAGTTTAACCAAACAAACTTATCAAAAAAGTTTTGAAATTATTGTTGTTGAAGATGGTTCTAATTTAAAATCTGATGAAATTGTAAAGAAATATTCAGATCAACTTAACTTAAACTATTTTTTTAAGCCAAATAGTGGAGCAGGAGCAAGTAGAAATTTTGGAATGCAAAAAGCAACCGGAAACTACTTTGTTATTTTTGACTCCGATTGTATTATTCCTGCAAATTATTTAGTTGAAGTTGAAAAAGCTTTAACTAAAAATTATACCGATGCTTTTGGTGGAGCAGATGCAGCTCATGAATCTTTTACAGCAATACAAAAAGCTATAAATTATAGTATGACTTCTTTTTTTACCACAGGAGGTATTCGTGGTAGTAAAAAAGCAGTTGATAAATTTCAGCCAAGAAGTTTTAATTTAGGAATTTCTAAAAATGCTTTTGAAACAACCAAGGGATTTAGTATGATGAAAATTGGTGAAGATATAGATTTAACCTTTAGACTTTGGGAGCATAAATTTGAAACACAATTTATTGAAAATGCTTTTGTGTTTCATAAAAGAAGGGCAACATTTAAACAATTTTTTAAACAAACCTTTGCATTTGGAAAAGGAAGGCCTTTTTTAAATAGAAAATATCCTAAGACAGCAAAAATAACCTATTGGTTTCCTTCGGTATTTATTTTAGCATTTATTTTTTCAATGCTTTTATTGCTGTTTAACGTAAAAATAGTTGCACTGTTTTTTGGCATTTATTTTACAATACTATTTGTAGATTCTCTTTTGAAAAATAAAAACTTAGGAGTTGCTTTGTTGAGTATAATTACTACGTTAATACAATTTACTGGTTATGGTTTTGGATTTTTAAAAGGGTTGATTGTAACTGAGTAG